In Luteitalea sp. TBR-22, one genomic interval encodes:
- a CDS encoding MtrB/PioB family decaheme-associated outer membrane protein, producing the protein MTTRMLAVGLFGALLCATPTSAQTPFGQPPADDAQAGPVLDPNFRSIDFGVRFTDVDGDEARLQRYRDLRTGPVVQGFRWTSENQDRLWRLEADNVGYRDQRYSGEFEQFGRFKGWFQYNQIPYFQSNVTRTPYTVESSTVVTVPDSMQTAIGTGVATLPGIVDQFANPFELRVKRDITSLGGQYQLNRATDINFSLISTGRSGNQPWGASFGMASTQEIPAPIEQRDTQIAANLEWANKTAMFRAGYDGSLFNTSTDTLTFDNPLRITNTSTATSIGRLSRWAGSSMHTLSATGSIALPARSRVIAYVGQSTMTSDANILPWTINPAITPPPQERTALEGEVDVTSLMLRFNSRPTRWMWLNANYRSYDLNNKTPVFEYTQRVAYDTTLGASVGESEPVSMDRDLLELDASLTPFRNGAFRVGFVREDVQRTFRIFDTTVEDTFRVGYDWTSNKWFTVRADWSTAERRGEGFNPEILEEVGEQPGMRHPDVANRDRDQGRVILTAMPTDSLSLNFTASAGTNDYVDTSYGLRANDFSSWGFGFDFAPSDAFNLGANYVSEDMTSLTTSRTANPAPDPGFFDPRRDWNDDIEENVETVSAYLEVPKMFSKLDFAANYDYTKADTSWNYTLVPNTVLPTPIQLNPVSNAWTQLRLDTKYWLRRNLALGVTYMFDKFDVSDWALSPTTLDRLAYSNTFMLMNYTWENYTAHTVWLKATYLW; encoded by the coding sequence ATGACGACACGCATGCTTGCCGTCGGCCTGTTCGGCGCCCTCCTGTGCGCCACGCCGACATCGGCCCAGACCCCGTTCGGGCAGCCGCCAGCCGACGACGCACAGGCGGGGCCGGTGCTCGACCCGAACTTCCGCTCGATCGACTTCGGCGTCCGCTTCACCGACGTCGACGGCGACGAGGCGCGCCTGCAGCGGTACCGCGACCTGCGCACCGGCCCGGTGGTGCAGGGCTTCCGCTGGACCAGCGAGAACCAGGACCGCCTGTGGCGGCTCGAGGCCGACAACGTCGGCTACCGCGACCAGCGCTATTCGGGTGAGTTCGAGCAGTTCGGTCGCTTCAAGGGCTGGTTCCAGTACAACCAGATCCCGTACTTCCAGTCGAACGTGACGCGCACGCCCTACACCGTGGAGAGCTCCACGGTGGTGACCGTGCCCGACTCGATGCAGACCGCGATCGGTACCGGCGTGGCGACCCTGCCCGGCATCGTCGACCAGTTCGCCAACCCGTTCGAGCTGCGCGTCAAGCGCGACATCACCAGCCTCGGCGGGCAGTATCAGCTGAACCGTGCGACCGACATCAACTTCTCGTTGATCTCGACCGGCCGCAGCGGCAACCAGCCGTGGGGCGCGAGCTTCGGCATGGCGTCGACGCAGGAGATCCCGGCGCCGATCGAGCAGCGCGACACCCAGATCGCGGCCAACCTGGAGTGGGCCAACAAGACGGCGATGTTCCGCGCCGGCTACGACGGCTCGCTGTTCAACACCAGCACCGACACGCTGACCTTCGACAACCCGCTGCGCATCACCAACACGAGCACCGCGACCTCGATCGGCCGCCTCTCGCGCTGGGCAGGCAGCTCGATGCACACCCTCTCGGCCACGGGCTCGATCGCCCTCCCGGCCCGGAGCCGCGTCATCGCCTACGTGGGGCAGTCGACGATGACCAGCGACGCCAACATCCTGCCGTGGACCATCAACCCGGCGATCACGCCGCCCCCGCAGGAGCGCACCGCGCTCGAGGGCGAGGTCGACGTGACGTCGCTGATGCTGCGGTTCAACTCGCGCCCGACGCGCTGGATGTGGCTCAACGCCAACTACCGCAGCTACGACCTGAACAACAAGACGCCGGTGTTCGAGTACACGCAGCGCGTCGCGTACGACACGACGCTCGGTGCGTCGGTCGGCGAGAGCGAGCCCGTCTCGATGGACCGTGACCTGCTCGAGCTCGACGCGTCGCTGACGCCCTTCCGCAACGGCGCTTTCCGCGTCGGCTTCGTCCGGGAAGACGTCCAGCGGACGTTCCGCATCTTCGACACGACCGTCGAGGACACGTTCCGGGTCGGCTACGACTGGACCTCCAACAAGTGGTTCACGGTCCGTGCCGACTGGTCGACGGCCGAGCGCCGCGGCGAGGGCTTCAATCCGGAGATCCTCGAAGAGGTGGGCGAGCAGCCCGGCATGCGTCACCCCGACGTCGCCAACCGCGACAGGGACCAGGGCCGCGTGATCCTGACGGCCATGCCGACCGATTCGCTGTCGCTCAACTTCACGGCCTCGGCCGGCACCAACGACTACGTCGACACGTCGTACGGCCTCAGGGCGAACGACTTCTCCTCGTGGGGCTTCGGCTTCGACTTCGCCCCCAGCGACGCGTTCAACCTCGGCGCCAACTACGTGAGCGAGGACATGACCTCGCTGACGACCAGCCGCACCGCCAACCCGGCGCCAGACCCGGGCTTCTTCGACCCGCGGCGCGACTGGAACGACGACATCGAGGAGAACGTCGAGACCGTGAGCGCGTACCTCGAGGTGCCGAAGATGTTCAGCAAGCTCGACTTCGCCGCCAACTACGACTACACGAAGGCCGACACGTCGTGGAACTACACGCTCGTGCCGAACACGGTCCTGCCCACGCCGATCCAGCTCAACCCGGTGAGCAACGCCTGGACGCAGCTGCGCCTCGACACCAAGTACTGGCTGCGCCGCAACCTCGCGCTCGGCGTGACCTACATGTTCGACAAGTTCGACGTGTCGGACTGGGCCCTGAGCCCGACGACGCTCGACCGCCTGGCGTACTCGAACACCTTCATGCTGATGAACTACACCTGGGAGAACTACACGGCCCACACGGTGTGGCTCAAGGCGACGTACCTCTGGTAG
- a CDS encoding glycerophosphodiester phosphodiesterase family protein — protein sequence MTLPRRALFLASLLAGPGLVAMLAQGTPPPRPWVVAHRGASAYAPENTVPAFSVAIEQGATFVEFDIQRTKDGALVLLHDTTLERTTDVEQVFPDRGRRVQVKGEWRTQWPLADFTLAEVRRLDAGTWFGPHFAGTRVPTFAETVAAVKGRTGLFIELKSPERYPGIEAEVLSALRAAGLDQPWANPKTPVVLQSFTVGSLRILAALKTPLPIHLLFGPADAATWTTGAGLADARTFVTGLSPDKQVVAADPGLVARAHAHGMPVTPYTFRASSAPGAPDVRDEMRAAIDRGIDGVITDNPDRVPR from the coding sequence ATGACGCTCCCTCGCCGCGCCCTCTTCCTTGCCAGCCTCCTCGCCGGTCCCGGACTCGTCGCCATGCTGGCCCAGGGTACGCCGCCACCACGACCGTGGGTCGTCGCCCATCGCGGGGCCTCGGCCTACGCGCCCGAGAACACCGTTCCCGCGTTCTCCGTCGCCATCGAGCAGGGCGCGACGTTCGTCGAGTTCGACATCCAGCGCACCAAGGACGGCGCGCTCGTGCTCCTGCACGACACGACGCTGGAGCGCACGACCGACGTCGAGCAGGTGTTCCCTGATCGGGGACGGCGCGTGCAGGTGAAGGGAGAGTGGCGCACGCAGTGGCCGCTCGCCGACTTCACGCTGGCCGAGGTGCGGAGGCTCGACGCCGGCACCTGGTTCGGCCCGCACTTCGCGGGCACGCGCGTCCCCACGTTCGCCGAGACGGTCGCCGCCGTGAAGGGACGCACGGGGCTGTTCATCGAGCTCAAGTCACCCGAGCGCTACCCGGGCATCGAAGCCGAGGTGCTGTCCGCGCTCCGGGCCGCCGGACTGGACCAGCCCTGGGCCAATCCGAAGACGCCGGTGGTCCTGCAGTCGTTCACGGTCGGGAGTCTGCGGATCCTGGCGGCGCTGAAGACGCCGCTGCCCATCCACCTGTTGTTCGGTCCCGCGGATGCGGCCACGTGGACGACGGGGGCCGGGCTCGCGGACGCACGCACGTTCGTGACCGGCCTCAGCCCCGACAAGCAGGTCGTCGCGGCCGATCCCGGCCTGGTGGCCAGGGCCCACGCCCACGGCATGCCCGTGACGCCCTACACCTTCCGCGCCTCGTCGGCGCCCGGCGCGCCGGACGTCCGCGACGAGATGCGCGCGGCGATCGACCGAGGCATCGACGGCGTGATCACCGACAACCCCGACCGCGTGCCGCGCTGA
- a CDS encoding GNAT family N-acetyltransferase, giving the protein MIDLARVDGPTRLLPGDVEFRELTRVDDLRLAQEMERRIWACEDIDVSPVLLLVALVKSGALMLGAFIDGRMRGFAFSVPGDRHGHRLHWSHMTGIDDDLRSSGLGTQLKLEQARRVAARGYTRIQWTYDPLQSLNAHLNLVKLGAVADEYAEHVYGDSSSDLHRGAPTDRFIATWHLSADGTPIRSPRLGGIVPGAGAPAGRVSTEAGWDVYHPAPTLPDADVVRVPVPARFSAMLQDAPDLATAWRLQTRAQFHALFASGYEAVAFERQGDRGDYLLARG; this is encoded by the coding sequence ATGATCGATCTGGCGCGTGTGGACGGCCCGACACGGTTGCTTCCCGGGGACGTGGAGTTTCGCGAACTGACCCGGGTCGACGACCTCCGCCTGGCGCAGGAGATGGAGCGCCGCATCTGGGCCTGCGAGGACATCGACGTCAGCCCCGTCCTCTTGCTGGTGGCCCTGGTCAAGTCGGGCGCCCTAATGCTGGGGGCGTTCATCGACGGCCGGATGCGCGGCTTTGCCTTCTCGGTGCCGGGCGACCGCCACGGGCATCGCCTGCACTGGTCGCACATGACGGGCATCGACGATGACCTGAGGAGTTCGGGACTGGGCACGCAGCTCAAGCTCGAGCAGGCGCGACGGGTCGCGGCGCGCGGCTACACGCGGATCCAGTGGACGTACGACCCGCTGCAGAGCCTGAACGCTCACCTGAACCTCGTCAAGCTCGGCGCCGTCGCCGACGAGTACGCCGAACACGTCTACGGCGACTCCAGCAGCGATCTGCACCGAGGCGCGCCCACCGATCGGTTCATCGCCACGTGGCACCTGTCAGCCGACGGCACGCCGATCCGATCGCCGCGGCTGGGCGGCATCGTGCCGGGTGCCGGCGCGCCTGCCGGCCGTGTGTCGACCGAGGCGGGCTGGGACGTCTACCACCCCGCGCCCACGCTGCCCGATGCCGACGTCGTGCGCGTGCCCGTCCCGGCGCGCTTCTCGGCGATGCTCCAGGATGCCCCCGACCTGGCCACCGCGTGGCGCCTGCAGACACGCGCCCAGTTCCATGCGCTCTTCGCGTCCGGATACGAGGCGGTGGCCTTCGAACGACAGGGCGACCGGGGAGACTACCTGCTCGCCAGGGGCTGA
- the menC gene encoding o-succinylbenzoate synthase yields MSTDASVPVRALAAAAPVRLESVEVRYIALTLVRPFETSFGRMDARVIPLVRMVADGVEGWGEIVADDLPLFSADTIAGAQHVLAEAFIPALLGRPLSSVQDVAAALRRFKGHAMAKAGLELAFMDLAARTRGVSISEAIGGTRARVPVGVSLGIEKDVPTLVEQVLRHVAQGYQRIKLKIKPGWDVDVVRTVREAYPTGLLSVDANTAYTLADADHLRALDAFDLLMIEQPLQHDDLVDHAALQKLLRTDICLDESIVHARAAAHALALGSCRLVNIKIGRVGGYTEALGIHDTCQAHGAPVWCGGMLECGIGRAHNLALASLPNFSLPGDISASKRYWTRDVTTPFEVAADGTVGVPTGPGIGVAIDMDFIDDITTARHEYR; encoded by the coding sequence ATGTCCACCGACGCCTCCGTCCCCGTTCGCGCGCTCGCCGCCGCGGCCCCCGTGCGCCTCGAGTCCGTCGAGGTGCGCTACATCGCGCTCACGCTCGTGCGCCCCTTCGAGACCAGCTTCGGGCGCATGGATGCGCGCGTGATCCCGCTGGTGCGGATGGTGGCCGACGGTGTCGAGGGCTGGGGCGAGATCGTGGCCGACGACCTGCCGTTGTTCAGCGCCGACACCATCGCGGGCGCGCAGCACGTGCTCGCCGAGGCCTTCATCCCGGCGCTGCTCGGCCGACCGCTCTCGTCGGTGCAGGACGTGGCGGCGGCGCTGCGGCGGTTCAAGGGACATGCGATGGCCAAGGCCGGGCTCGAACTCGCCTTCATGGACCTCGCGGCGCGGACCCGCGGCGTGTCGATCAGCGAGGCGATCGGCGGCACCCGGGCCCGCGTGCCCGTCGGCGTGAGCCTCGGCATCGAGAAGGACGTGCCGACGCTGGTCGAGCAGGTGCTGCGGCACGTGGCGCAGGGCTACCAGCGCATCAAGCTGAAGATCAAGCCGGGCTGGGACGTCGACGTGGTACGCACCGTGCGCGAGGCCTATCCGACCGGACTGCTGTCGGTGGACGCCAACACCGCGTACACGCTGGCCGACGCCGATCACCTGCGCGCGCTCGACGCCTTCGACCTGTTGATGATCGAGCAGCCGCTGCAGCACGACGACCTGGTGGATCACGCCGCGCTGCAGAAGCTGCTGCGCACCGACATCTGCCTCGACGAGTCGATCGTCCATGCGCGCGCCGCCGCGCACGCGTTGGCGCTCGGCAGCTGTCGCCTCGTCAACATCAAGATCGGCCGGGTCGGCGGCTACACCGAGGCGCTGGGCATCCACGACACCTGCCAGGCGCACGGCGCCCCGGTCTGGTGCGGAGGGATGCTCGAATGCGGCATCGGGCGCGCCCACAACCTCGCGCTCGCCAGCCTGCCGAACTTCAGCCTGCCGGGCGACATCTCTGCGAGCAAGCGCTACTGGACGCGCGATGTGACGACGCCCTTCGAGGTCGCCGCCGATGGCACCGTCGGCGTGCCCACCGGACCCGGCATCGGCGTCGCCATCGACATGGACTTCATCGACGACATCACGACGGCGCGGCACGAGTACAGATGA
- a CDS encoding M20 family metallopeptidase yields the protein MSISPTDIRDACHARAAWLVETIAALARLESPSGDADALHRCGVAITTLLEDAGALVEALDGGTAGAHLRATFGTGERQVLLLGHFDTVWPIGTIEQMPVEVRDGRLYGPGTFDMKAGLVLAICAARVVAPALRRLRLRCLFTVDEEVGSETSRGLIEAEARSSDAVLVFEPALPGGVLKTARKGVGTWRLDVHGVSAHAGISPEAGASAITELARQILAMHELQAPALGTTINAGVVAGGSRSNVVAEHAHAEIDVRVSAAAEQARIERAFAALDAADPRVRLAWRGGFDRPPMERGPHVQRLFAVAREAGAALGLEVGEGATGGASDGNFTAALGVPTLDGLGAIGDGAHARHEHVEIASLADRAALAAAIILRLDETAVAAD from the coding sequence ATGTCCATTTCACCTACTGACATACGGGATGCGTGCCACGCACGCGCGGCGTGGCTCGTGGAGACCATCGCCGCCCTCGCGCGACTCGAGTCGCCGAGCGGCGACGCCGACGCCCTGCACCGATGCGGTGTCGCCATCACGACCCTGCTCGAGGACGCCGGCGCGCTCGTCGAGGCCCTCGACGGTGGCACCGCGGGCGCGCACCTGCGCGCCACGTTCGGGACGGGCGAGCGCCAGGTGCTGCTGCTCGGGCACTTCGACACGGTGTGGCCCATCGGCACGATCGAACAGATGCCCGTCGAGGTCCGCGACGGGCGGCTGTACGGCCCGGGCACCTTCGACATGAAGGCAGGCCTCGTGCTGGCGATCTGCGCCGCCCGGGTGGTCGCCCCCGCGCTCCGGCGCCTGCGGCTGCGATGCCTCTTCACCGTCGACGAGGAAGTCGGCAGCGAGACGTCGCGCGGCCTCATCGAGGCCGAGGCGCGGTCGAGCGACGCGGTGCTCGTGTTCGAGCCGGCGCTGCCGGGCGGCGTGCTCAAGACGGCGCGCAAGGGCGTGGGCACGTGGCGCCTCGACGTCCATGGCGTGTCGGCGCATGCCGGCATCTCGCCCGAGGCCGGCGCCTCGGCCATCACCGAACTGGCGCGGCAGATCCTCGCCATGCACGAACTGCAGGCGCCCGCGCTGGGCACCACCATCAACGCCGGCGTGGTCGCGGGCGGGTCGCGCTCGAACGTCGTCGCCGAGCACGCGCATGCCGAAATCGACGTGCGCGTGAGCGCCGCCGCCGAGCAGGCGCGGATCGAGCGCGCCTTCGCGGCGCTCGACGCGGCAGACCCGCGCGTCCGCCTCGCCTGGCGCGGCGGCTTCGATCGCCCGCCGATGGAGCGGGGCCCGCACGTGCAGCGGCTGTTCGCCGTGGCGCGCGAGGCGGGTGCCGCGCTCGGCCTCGAGGTCGGCGAAGGCGCGACCGGCGGGGCCTCCGACGGCAACTTCACGGCGGCCCTCGGGGTGCCCACCCTCGACGGCCTCGGCGCGATCGGCGACGGCGCCCACGCCCGCCACGAGCACGTCGAGATCGCCAGCCTCGCCGATCGCGCGGCGCTGGCCGCCGCGATCATCCTCAGGCTCGACGAGACGGCGGTCGCCGCAGATTAG
- a CDS encoding DUF4242 domain-containing protein, with product MPMYMIERDVPGAHTLTAEQQAGISGASCAVLDGMGPQIKWLQSYATENKITCIYEAASEDLIREHGAKGGFPVTRISEIASVLSPALAGK from the coding sequence ATGCCCATGTACATGATCGAACGGGACGTTCCCGGCGCCCATACATTGACCGCAGAGCAGCAGGCCGGCATCTCGGGGGCGTCCTGCGCCGTCCTCGACGGCATGGGGCCACAGATCAAGTGGCTCCAGAGCTACGCCACCGAGAACAAGATCACCTGCATCTACGAGGCGGCCAGCGAGGACCTGATTCGCGAGCACGGCGCCAAGGGCGGCTTCCCCGTCACGCGCATCAGCGAGATCGCCAGCGTGCTCAGTCCGGCCCTCGCCGGCAAGTAG
- a CDS encoding amidohydrolase family protein: MKTSSRPQPAGALRVSRRHLLVGCAATLTAGAWRTVVAQAQPSSGTTTVLEAPRLFDGTRLAVTGGARVLLRGGRVVAAGPAASVPVPAGAAVTRVDDGTILPGLVDCHYHIESDPALALRQLAHGVTAFRDPGEWMEMHAPLRALIASEGLPGPRLFLTGPHLDGERPAYPEDSVVVRDGEEARRQVARAVREGATAIKLYFRLPMGAAVAAIEACRLHGVPSTAHLEILDARLLLEAGLTGVEHVTSFGTSVAAPMAAERYRQAVLADNDARRDGRYALFAEADLDGPQARRLYEVVERTRPFVDATLAVFEARPDDAAPRGSALTPARRAEGFAKMQALVRRLHMHGARLVMGGHTEVPHAGRGEAPWRELELLVDSGLTPAQALRAATREGAAFLGRGAADLGAIRPGAAADVVVVEGDPTREIAAIRRVHTVVAAGRPVDLGRLRTR; the protein is encoded by the coding sequence ATGAAGACATCATCGAGACCACAACCCGCCGGGGCCCTGCGCGTGTCACGGCGACACCTGCTCGTGGGGTGCGCGGCCACGCTCACCGCAGGCGCGTGGCGCACCGTGGTGGCGCAGGCCCAGCCATCGTCAGGCACGACGACCGTGCTCGAGGCGCCCCGGCTCTTCGACGGGACCCGCCTGGCCGTCACCGGCGGCGCCCGCGTCCTGCTGCGCGGCGGGCGGGTCGTCGCCGCGGGGCCCGCGGCGAGCGTGCCCGTTCCGGCTGGCGCCGCGGTCACGCGGGTCGACGATGGGACGATCCTTCCTGGGCTGGTGGACTGCCACTACCACATCGAGTCCGATCCCGCGCTCGCGCTGAGGCAGTTGGCACACGGCGTCACCGCCTTCCGCGACCCGGGCGAGTGGATGGAGATGCACGCGCCGCTGCGCGCCCTCATCGCGTCCGAAGGCCTCCCCGGCCCCCGTCTCTTCCTCACCGGCCCGCACCTCGACGGCGAGCGTCCCGCCTACCCCGAGGATTCGGTCGTCGTGCGCGACGGCGAGGAAGCGCGGCGGCAGGTGGCCCGCGCGGTCCGCGAGGGCGCGACGGCCATCAAGCTCTACTTCCGCCTGCCCATGGGCGCGGCAGTCGCCGCGATCGAGGCCTGTCGGCTGCACGGGGTGCCGAGCACGGCCCACCTCGAGATCCTCGACGCCCGGCTGCTGCTCGAGGCAGGGCTCACCGGCGTGGAGCACGTGACCTCCTTCGGCACGAGCGTGGCGGCCCCGATGGCCGCTGAGCGCTACCGCCAGGCAGTGCTGGCCGACAACGACGCGCGGCGCGACGGACGGTACGCCCTGTTCGCCGAAGCCGATCTCGATGGGCCGCAGGCCAGGCGCCTGTACGAGGTCGTCGAGCGCACGCGGCCGTTCGTCGACGCGACGCTCGCGGTGTTCGAGGCACGGCCCGACGACGCCGCACCACGCGGCAGCGCGCTCACGCCGGCCAGGCGCGCCGAGGGCTTTGCGAAGATGCAGGCGCTGGTGCGGCGGCTGCACATGCACGGGGCGCGCCTGGTGATGGGCGGGCACACGGAGGTGCCGCACGCCGGACGAGGCGAGGCGCCGTGGCGTGAACTGGAACTGCTCGTGGACTCGGGCCTGACGCCCGCGCAGGCCCTCCGCGCCGCGACGCGCGAGGGCGCCGCGTTCCTCGGACGCGGAGCCGCCGACCTGGGCGCGATCCGGCCGGGCGCGGCTGCCGACGTCGTGGTGGTGGAGGGCGATCCGACGCGCGAGATCGCAGCCATCCGCCGGGTTCACACCGTGGTGGCTGCGGGCCGGCCCGTCGACCTGGGCCGGCTCCGCACGCGGTGA
- a CDS encoding MFS transporter, whose amino-acid sequence MARRVRGLRWYIGGLLFLSTVINYIDRQTLSVLAPTLKETYGWDNWHFSWILIAFRVAYSVGQTVAGRVIDRLGTRTGLALGVAWYSVAAMATSLATGLGSFMAARFALGLGEAGNWPGATKAVSEWFPRRESGWAVALFDSGSSVGAALAPFIVLSLYASFGSWRPAFLVTGALGFLWLAIFLTVYRSPAEHPRITDEEREMLRQDQETDAAEHATGAALPYATLLRLPQTWGYVVSKTFTDPVWFFITDWFAIYLVSRGFSMEEGLLAFWVPFLAADAGNFFGGGVSSRLIARGWSVGAARKAIGVFGGLGMTLLVPTIWVDSLPAIIACFAVSTFAYAAFSTVILNLPADLFAPASVASVSGLGGTGAGLGTITAIAITGWVSDRHSFAPILVGASILPLVAVAAMLLLVRNTAATRAGVVREV is encoded by the coding sequence GTGGCGCGTCGCGTGCGTGGACTACGGTGGTACATCGGCGGGCTGCTGTTCCTCTCGACCGTCATCAACTACATCGACCGGCAGACCCTCAGCGTGCTCGCCCCGACGCTGAAGGAGACCTACGGCTGGGACAACTGGCACTTCTCCTGGATCCTCATCGCCTTCCGGGTCGCCTACTCGGTCGGCCAGACGGTCGCCGGACGGGTGATCGACCGACTGGGCACGCGCACCGGCCTGGCCCTGGGCGTCGCCTGGTACTCGGTGGCCGCCATGGCGACGTCGCTGGCCACGGGCCTGGGCTCGTTCATGGCCGCCCGGTTCGCCCTGGGCCTCGGCGAGGCGGGCAACTGGCCGGGGGCCACCAAGGCGGTGTCCGAGTGGTTCCCGCGGCGCGAATCGGGCTGGGCCGTCGCGCTCTTCGACAGCGGCTCCTCGGTCGGTGCGGCGCTCGCCCCCTTCATCGTGCTGAGCCTGTATGCGAGCTTCGGCAGTTGGCGACCCGCGTTCCTGGTGACCGGCGCGCTCGGCTTCCTCTGGCTGGCGATCTTCCTCACGGTCTACCGCTCGCCGGCCGAGCATCCACGCATCACCGACGAGGAGCGGGAGATGTTGCGACAGGATCAGGAGACCGACGCGGCCGAGCACGCCACTGGTGCCGCGCTCCCCTACGCGACGCTGCTGCGCCTGCCGCAGACATGGGGCTACGTCGTCTCCAAGACCTTCACCGACCCGGTGTGGTTCTTCATCACCGACTGGTTCGCGATCTACCTGGTGAGCCGGGGCTTCAGCATGGAGGAAGGCCTGCTGGCCTTCTGGGTGCCGTTCCTGGCGGCCGACGCGGGCAACTTCTTCGGCGGCGGGGTCTCGAGCCGGCTGATCGCGCGCGGGTGGTCGGTGGGGGCGGCACGCAAGGCGATTGGCGTCTTCGGCGGCCTCGGCATGACGCTCCTGGTGCCCACCATCTGGGTCGACTCGCTGCCGGCGATCATCGCCTGCTTCGCGGTGTCGACCTTTGCGTATGCGGCGTTCTCGACCGTCATCCTGAACCTGCCCGCCGACCTGTTCGCGCCCGCCTCGGTGGCCTCGGTGAGCGGCCTCGGCGGCACCGGCGCCGGCCTCGGCACGATCACCGCGATCGCGATCACCGGGTGGGTGTCGGATCGCCACTCGTTCGCGCCGATCCTGGTCGGCGCGAGCATCCTGCCGCTGGTGGCCGTCGCGGCGATGCTGCTGCTGGTGCGCAACACGGCGGCGACCCGCGCCGGCGTGGTGCGGGAGGTCTGA